In Fervidicoccaceae archaeon, the genomic stretch AATGCCTATGTCTATTCCAGCAACTTTATCTCCCAGAGGCTTTGCTGGAATTTTAACCCATTCATCCTTAACTATCTTCTCAGATACCTCGAATGCTACATGTATATACCACTTCCTTTCATCACTGTCGTAGCGTACCTCAGCCCTACCCTGCTTACCTCTAATGCTTACTCTACCAGCATACCTTACCTTGATACTACCGATCGCTCCGAGACCCTTGAAAACAATTTGGTCTCCTTTGAACCTGTACTGGTCGTTCCTGAGGACACACCACAGCTCTCTAAAACTGTTCTTCTTTCTATAGCCTGGAGGATTCACCTTTCTGATGAATTGTGGTAGCTTTCCTTCTCTCTTCGTTTTCAGTGCTGAGAAGAAGCCCCTCCAAGCCTCATCGTTCTTGTTTAGGATTTGCTGAGCTGTTGCCGAACCTATCAATGCCTTGTACTTCTCGTAGAACTCTCTATATGTAGATCTTAAGTCAACTTTCTTTTCCTCGAAGAATGCTCTTCTCCTAGTATAGTTGATCTCGTTCCAGAGCCTAGCTGATAGTGAGCAAAGCAATTTGAGCTTGTTCTCTGAATCTCTATCCGGCAGTAGCCTTAGTGTTACAGTTCTCCTCATCTCTCCTTCTCCCACTGCTCTTCTACGTATTTCCTGATGATGTCAGCTGATATATTACCAACAGTTGCTACGAAGTAGCTCCTAGACCATAGCTTACCTCTAGTAGCACCAGTCTTCAGCTCCGGGAACCTCTGCAGTATCCTCCTAGCGCTCTTACCCTTGAGGTAGTTCACCACATAGGCTGGGGATAGCCGTGGAGGGCATGAGCAGAACACATGAACATGGTCTGGCAGAACCTCGATAGCTATAGGCTCACAGCCAATCTCAACAAATATCTGCTTCAGCACTTCTCTAGTGTATTCAGCAACTTCGCCTACGAGAACACCTCTACGGTACTTAGGAATCCACGCGAAGTGATAGCCGCACCAATACATAGCATGCCTAGTGCTCTTGAGCTCAAGCCCCGTCTGAGAGTCGCCCTCCATGGCTATCCTTTAGAATACATTAGAGGATACATAGCTTATAAATCTTGCTGCATCATCCCAGCCCAAAAAGGACGAGGCTTTCAGTTTGGTAAAGCTGAATCCCAATAATTTTCACCCACCTTTAACCATTTCCCCTCCAACCCCACCAGGAAGAACAATCTTCAAGCTGTAAGGAGGAGAAATGGAGGTAGTGTTGAATATCAGCATAATAATTGTCTCTCCGCTCTTCCACGATATGTCAGGCTGGAGTTTTATGTATGTCCAATGTCCAGGAGATGGCGTGGATGAGTAAGTATACAGTATTGGACCAAAACCATAAGTGCCCAGATATATGTCTGTCATGGAAGCAAAGCCAGGAGATATATCTGCGTTTCCTGTGTTCTTCACGTATACAACAAAGGATTGATTGCTTGAGTTATAGTAAAAATCAATTATTGTAATTGAATTCTCCATGTTATTGACGTTGGAATATATGATTTGAGAGATGCTGCTGTTTAGAGCAGAGATTTTTGTTAACATGACAAATGCAAATATTGAAGCTATGGTTATCGCAGCGATCGTCAGCAGTGCATGTGTTATTGTTGTCGACTCACCCAATCATGGTTCCCCTATTGTCCCTTTGTTTCTCTCTTCTTCAGCTTATCCAGAACCGATTCGAGGAATTCCTGCTCAAGTTCCCTGTCTGGGAGATCAAGCAATCTAGCTATTATGTATAGAGATATGATCTGCTCCTCAAGGCCTATGCCGCTCTTGAGGCTCTTATCAATCAATGCGTTGATCTGCTTGATCTGCTCTAGAGCTCTCTCATCGCTCAGTCCGAAGCTCTTCAGGGTTGAGATCTGATCTTCTATTATCTCTCCTGATACATGCTCTCTCAGCATGTATAGGGTCTTAAGCGCCCTAACTACTTTTTCAAGATCCTTTTCGCTTTTTTGAGTTTCAATATGTGGTGCATTAGCAGCCTCGTTTCTTCTCATCAAAATTTCCTTTTGAATAGGTTCCTCACTTTTCTGAGCCGTGCTTTTTTCCTCCTTCACCTCCTTAGGCAAACTCTGAGAGGCTTCTTTCCTAATCGATGCAAATGGTCCGGTCAGATCGCTCAGAGCGGTTTTCAGCTCAGCAATTGCATCTTTCAGGGCATCTACTATTTCTTTCAGCTCCTCCTCCTTCCCTTCGCTCATTTTTCTCATCCCTCCAAATCTTCTTAATATGGGATGAACGATTGCCCTACATATAGGGCAATCGCAAGCCCACTCAACCTTTTTTCTTCGCTCATTCCCCCTCACCGCTCGATCATCCTCTTTAGCTCAGAGAGGTCGCCAGTCCGGCTATGAAGACGTGCATTGCTATTAGACCAAGAGCAACAGCAACAGCTCCTATTGCGAACTTCTCAAATCCGCACATCTCCAAGGACTTCAGCAGCAATATAATGCTTATCGCAACTGCACATAGCGATAATGCTGTCATCACATATGCCCTTTCTATATAGAGCTCGGGGGACATGAGCGAGCGCCTCTTTTTTTAAAAAAAGTTATGTTTTTTATACCAGTTCATCCTAGGCTGACTGCACCTTCTGGCAGATTCGGCGGCATTGTCCTCTCTACTGTTAGAGGGGCTCCCTCCGGGGGCCTTATCTCAATGCTCAGCTTTCCGTAGGGAGGCAATGAATTGGCTGTCCCCATATTTATCAGCACTATTGCTTTTTCGCTGAATTCAAGCACACTATCATAGTTCACATTCTTGAGAATGACGATGTATGCTTCGGGAGAAGATGGCGATGTGCTCCATATGGCATTGGCAATAGAGTTTGTTGACAGATCTGGTAGAGGTGTTGTAGTGAATTGTGTGCGGTTAGTGGCATAGTATAGATTTCCATCAGTTGAATTGTAGTAGAGTATGCCCTTGTATATATTCTCAAAGGACGTTCCTCCCACTATCACTCCAATGGTCACTCTGGAAGGTGCTAGATCAACAGCTGAAACTCCGGCAGAGGTCTTTATGGGTACTGATACATCAACAATGTGTGTGCTGTTGCTTATTCCCAGAACTGAGCCATCAACCTCAAGAGCAGTGCTGGCCTCTCCCAATCCCTTGCCTATTACCTCTTTACTCTTCTGTGTTGTGAAGAGCCCCATATTCAGCGCTACAAATGCCAGAGCAGCAGCGACTATCACAAAGGCTATTAGCACTATGGCAGCTTCTATTCCAACGATCCCTCTCTTCTTCTTTTCCTTCACTTTCTTGTTTTCCATTTTCTCACCCGTTTTACGGGTATCGAGAAAGCTCTCGAGCTCGAAAGAGTTAAGGGTAAGTTAAAACGGCTACCGACAGAGAGCTTTATCGTCCTGCTGATCGTCGCCAGGTGGTCGCCAAATTAGGAGGAGTATAAACGAATAGATTTCCTAGAAAGTTATCGGTGGGGGAAAACGGGAAGCTCCGAGTTCCTCAGAGTTTTGGTCGATGGAGTCATTGTTAAAGCTGTATATCTTATCAGGCTGGAAGAGGGAATTGTGGCATCCTGGCCGCCCGAGGAGGACGGGGAAATTGAGAGCATTGTCGATCTCACTTCTGTCCCTCAGAGAGAGGGGCTCTATTTTGTCATTGGGGGAGATCAGCTTCAGAGAAAGTACTTCGGCATTGTAATCAAGGACAGCATATTGCTTTTCAAGGTTGGAGAGGAAATGCAAGCAGAAAAGATAGCTGAAAAGCTGAGCCATGTGTACTTGCTTATAAGAGGTAGAAGGAGATCAGGGAGAAAGGAGAGAGACGGTGAACTCTACAAAAGATAGCGTCAAAAGTATGAAAAAGGCATCAAAAAGAGAGCCAACCAGAGCTGTGAAGCTTGTGAGGAGTATTTTGATTAAAAATAATGGAATTAAGAGAACTTCTCTGACTCTCCTGAATCTCCACATGCGCATCCTCAGCTTCAACCTGGTTCTGGCTATAAAGTCACTTTTGAACTGCATATATTGCATGCTCTTATAGTAGATGGCCCATCCTTCTTTCTCCAGCTTATAGAAAGTTTTCCTTGTTGATGGTATCACTATTCTTCTGAAAATTCTTATTGGAGGACGGGAATAAGCGTCAAGATATGATTTTGCTCTTTCCGGACTAAGCCCTACTAGAGATGAGAGCTTGCTGAGATCCATTTTGCCCTCCGAGGAGTTTGCCAAG encodes the following:
- a CDS encoding archaellin/type IV pilin N-terminal domain-containing protein, whose translation is MENKKVKEKKKRGIVGIEAAIVLIAFVIVAAALAFVALNMGLFTTQKSKEVIGKGLGEASTALEVDGSVLGISNSTHIVDVSVPIKTSAGVSAVDLAPSRVTIGVIVGGTSFENIYKGILYYNSTDGNLYYATNRTQFTTTPLPDLSTNSIANAIWSTSPSSPEAYIVILKNVNYDSVLEFSEKAIVLINMGTANSLPPYGKLSIEIRPPEGAPLTVERTMPPNLPEGAVSLG
- the tnpA gene encoding IS200/IS605 family transposase, which codes for MEGDSQTGLELKSTRHAMYWCGYHFAWIPKYRRGVLVGEVAEYTREVLKQIFVEIGCEPIAIEVLPDHVHVFCSCPPRLSPAYVVNYLKGKSARRILQRFPELKTGATRGKLWSRSYFVATVGNISADIIRKYVEEQWEKER